In one Thermococcus sp. 2319x1 genomic region, the following are encoded:
- a CDS encoding flavin reductase family protein has protein sequence MWHLLYPMRTFLIVSGRDNEINVMAADWLTYLSTKPPIVGISIHPAHHTHGLIKKHREFVISIPTINMLRDVLIAGRKSGPEKLKKMSVTFIPSKKVKTPSIKEAAANIECKVIEEKSYGNYTFFAAEIVNFIQNEEAFKNSQPDVKFGFMAHLAPGTNKFVVFNEEIYEIPTKDL, from the coding sequence ATGTGGCATCTTCTATACCCCATGAGAACTTTTCTGATAGTTTCGGGGCGAGATAATGAAATAAACGTGATGGCAGCTGATTGGCTAACTTATCTCTCTACAAAACCTCCAATTGTTGGGATATCTATTCATCCGGCTCATCACACCCACGGCTTGATAAAGAAACACAGAGAGTTCGTGATTAGCATCCCTACAATAAACATGCTCAGAGACGTTTTGATTGCTGGAAGAAAGAGCGGTCCAGAAAAGCTCAAGAAAATGAGTGTAACCTTTATTCCGTCAAAGAAAGTAAAAACGCCAAGTATAAAAGAAGCTGCCGCAAACATTGAATGTAAGGTTATAGAAGAAAAGTCCTACGGCAATTATACCTTCTTTGCCGCGGAGATAGTTAACTTCATCCAAAACGAAGAAGCGTTCAAAAACAGTCAACCAGATGTAAAATTCGGCTTTATGGCGCATTTAGCTCCCGGCACAAACAAGTTCGTCGTATTTAACGAGGAAATATATGAGATTCCAACCAAAGACCTCTAA
- a CDS encoding ATP-dependent DNA ligase, whose protein sequence is MLYRELAELYKRLEKTTLKTLKTKFVAEFLKKAEDPELLEIIPYLILGKVFPDWDERELGVGEKLLIRAVSMATGINSDEIENSVKDTGDLGESVTLALQKRKQKSFFSQPLTIKRVYSTLVKVAETTGEGSQDRKLKYLANLFMDASPEEGKYLARTILGTMRTGVAEGLLRDAIAEAFRVKVELVERAYMLTSDFGFVAKVARLEGDEGLLKVEIQVGKPIKPMLAQMAANVREALMEMGGEAEFEIKYDGARVQVHKDGEKVIVYSRRLENVTRSIPEVVERIKESLKPERVIVEGELVAVGEEGRPRPFQYVLRRFRRKYNIDEMVEKIPLELNLFDVLYVDGKSMIDVQFIERRKTLESIVTTNEWIKVAENLITKNPEEAEKFYHRALDLGHEGLMAKRLDSVYEPGNRGKKWLKIKPTMENLDLVIIGAEWGEGRRSGVLSSFLLGAYDPVRGDFVPVGKVGSGFTDEDLVEFTKMLKPFIKREHGKLVEIEPKIVIEVTYQEIQKSPKYESGFALRFPRYVALREDKGPEDADTVQRIAELYQLQERMKGGK, encoded by the coding sequence ATGTTATACAGAGAACTGGCCGAGCTTTATAAAAGACTTGAGAAAACGACTCTGAAGACCCTTAAGACAAAATTTGTGGCAGAATTTTTAAAGAAAGCTGAAGATCCAGAGCTGTTGGAAATTATTCCCTATTTAATCCTCGGTAAGGTCTTTCCGGATTGGGATGAGAGAGAGCTTGGCGTAGGTGAGAAGCTATTGATAAGGGCCGTTTCTATGGCCACTGGAATAAATAGTGACGAGATAGAAAATTCCGTAAAAGATACTGGCGATTTGGGGGAAAGCGTTACCCTTGCCCTTCAAAAGAGGAAGCAAAAAAGCTTTTTCTCCCAACCCCTTACAATAAAAAGAGTTTATAGCACTTTAGTTAAAGTTGCCGAAACCACCGGCGAAGGGAGTCAGGATAGAAAGCTGAAATACCTCGCCAATCTCTTTATGGATGCTTCTCCAGAGGAAGGGAAGTATTTGGCAAGGACGATACTTGGGACCATGAGGACGGGAGTTGCAGAAGGATTGCTGAGGGATGCAATAGCGGAGGCGTTTAGGGTAAAGGTTGAGCTTGTTGAGAGGGCTTACATGCTTACGAGTGACTTTGGATTTGTGGCTAAAGTAGCAAGGCTTGAGGGAGACGAAGGTCTTTTGAAAGTAGAAATCCAAGTAGGGAAGCCCATTAAGCCGATGCTCGCCCAGATGGCAGCCAACGTTAGAGAGGCTCTAATGGAAATGGGTGGAGAGGCGGAGTTTGAGATTAAATATGACGGTGCGAGGGTTCAGGTTCACAAGGACGGAGAGAAGGTTATCGTTTATTCAAGGCGTCTTGAAAACGTTACGAGATCAATTCCAGAGGTTGTTGAGAGGATTAAAGAGTCTTTAAAGCCGGAGAGAGTTATTGTAGAAGGCGAACTCGTCGCCGTTGGGGAAGAAGGAAGACCGAGGCCGTTTCAGTACGTGTTGAGGAGATTTAGAAGGAAGTACAACATAGATGAGATGGTTGAAAAAATACCCCTTGAGCTTAACCTCTTCGATGTTCTTTACGTTGATGGCAAAAGCATGATAGATGTCCAGTTCATAGAGAGGAGGAAGACCCTTGAAAGCATTGTGACCACAAACGAATGGATAAAAGTGGCGGAGAACTTAATAACAAAGAATCCAGAAGAGGCCGAGAAGTTCTATCACAGAGCCCTTGACCTGGGTCATGAAGGACTAATGGCAAAAAGGCTCGACTCAGTTTACGAGCCCGGTAACAGGGGCAAGAAGTGGTTAAAGATTAAGCCAACAATGGAGAATCTCGATTTAGTTATTATAGGCGCGGAATGGGGCGAAGGGAGGAGAAGTGGAGTCCTGAGCTCGTTCCTTTTAGGTGCATATGATCCCGTTAGGGGAGATTTCGTCCCGGTTGGTAAAGTGGGAAGCGGATTTACTGATGAGGATTTAGTGGAGTTCACAAAGATGCTTAAACCCTTTATAAAAAGGGAACACGGCAAGTTAGTTGAAATAGAGCCTAAGATTGTGATTGAAGTTACTTATCAGGAGATTCAGAAGAGCCCCAAGTACGAGAGCGGCTTTGCACTGAGGTTCCCGAGATACGTTGCGCTAAGAGAGGACAAGGGACCAGAGGATGCGGATACAGTCCAGAGGATAGCCGAGCTCTACCAACTGCAGGAGAGAATGAAAGGAGGTAAGTGA
- a CDS encoding pantoate kinase, with protein sequence MLIRTFIPAHITAFFVPKFNEEPLLAGSLGAGINLSRGINVFVSLGEGLERHIHIAFNGEPVKKEDAIISYSVANEIVPENFTGEVEIWQYFDFPNGYGFGNSAGGALGTALSLAFAFKEKTFLQAAQIAHKHEVIHKGGLGDVIAQIHGGIEIRIKPGAPGIGVVDNIFFEEYKVLAVPMGRLSTREVLDSDVIRLIEKEGEKAFNALLSNPRVEVLMKEARGFAERTGLLSGELLEIANEIDRVLHLPSSMIMLGKSLFALLRENEVEKVKSLLDDLSIEEYHICEVYTQRPSVERWMGEGG encoded by the coding sequence ATGCTGATAAGGACTTTCATTCCAGCGCACATTACGGCCTTTTTTGTTCCCAAATTCAACGAAGAACCTCTTTTAGCCGGTTCACTTGGAGCCGGCATAAATTTAAGCAGAGGAATCAACGTTTTTGTAAGCTTGGGGGAAGGCTTAGAGAGGCACATACACATTGCTTTTAATGGAGAACCCGTTAAAAAAGAAGATGCCATTATCAGCTACTCCGTCGCTAATGAGATCGTCCCGGAGAATTTTACCGGAGAGGTTGAAATCTGGCAGTACTTTGACTTTCCAAACGGTTACGGTTTTGGGAACAGCGCCGGTGGGGCTCTTGGGACTGCCCTTTCTTTGGCTTTTGCCTTTAAAGAGAAAACTTTTCTCCAAGCCGCTCAAATAGCCCACAAGCATGAGGTCATCCACAAGGGTGGCCTTGGGGATGTTATAGCCCAAATTCACGGAGGGATAGAAATTAGGATAAAACCCGGTGCACCGGGGATTGGAGTAGTGGATAACATCTTTTTCGAAGAATACAAGGTTCTGGCAGTGCCGATGGGGAGGCTATCCACAAGAGAGGTGCTTGACAGCGACGTTATTAGATTAATCGAGAAAGAGGGAGAGAAAGCCTTTAACGCACTTCTCTCAAATCCAAGAGTTGAGGTTTTGATGAAAGAGGCAAGAGGATTTGCTGAGCGTACGGGTCTGCTCTCCGGTGAGCTCTTGGAAATTGCCAATGAAATTGATAGGGTTCTCCACCTGCCATCATCAATGATAATGCTGGGAAAGAGCCTCTTTGCACTTTTGAGGGAAAATGAGGTAGAGAAAGTGAAGTCTCTCTTAGATGACCTTTCCATAGAAGAGTACCACATATGTGAGGTTTACACCCAGAGGCCTAGTGTTGAAAGATGGATGGGGGAAGGGGGATGA
- a CDS encoding Na+/H+ antiporter NhaC family protein gives MSDFGVLSLLPPLVAIILAIWSKRVLFALFAGVWVGGVMASGWNPVTGTIITWQWVIENVTESWNATILVFDFLIGAGVGLIYKSGGAHAIARALTKRVNNSRAASVLGWLLGVLVFFDDYTNTIIVGNTMRPITDRARVSREMLAYIDDSTAAPVAGLALVSTWIGYEIGLIGKSFDSLGITLGSYAAWLSSVPYRFYSLLAILLVLIVAYTHRHYGPMLHAEYRARTTGKVLRDGAKPLMTTEVDLGTPKEGGDVWNFILPIFSLVFVTLYGMWYTGGGGATYAEKGLMGVLSNSDAATALLWGSFSMVLVGLVLVLGRKQMTVEEAETAIVQGMKQMMMANAILVLAWSIKSATSAVGTADYVVNLATSANIPAGIVPLIVFLVAMFISFTTGTSWGTFGILMPIAIPLAYKITGGQIGPVLYASIGAVFAGGIFGDHCSPISDTTIMSSMFSGSDHIDHVNTQIPYAVTAASVGVILYLLFAIGIRSWAILLPTGIVLLIAAWYVLSEWYGRKYGIPHGKVPVYVVEE, from the coding sequence GTGTCGGACTTTGGGGTGTTGTCTTTGCTGCCCCCACTCGTGGCCATTATATTGGCTATATGGTCCAAAAGGGTGTTGTTCGCTTTATTTGCTGGTGTTTGGGTTGGCGGAGTTATGGCCTCCGGATGGAATCCAGTAACGGGTACAATAATCACTTGGCAGTGGGTTATTGAGAATGTAACAGAGAGCTGGAACGCAACAATTTTGGTTTTTGATTTCTTGATTGGAGCGGGAGTTGGATTGATTTACAAATCGGGAGGTGCCCATGCAATCGCAAGAGCTTTGACAAAGAGAGTGAACAACAGCAGGGCAGCTTCAGTACTTGGATGGCTCCTTGGTGTTCTTGTGTTCTTTGATGACTATACCAACACAATCATAGTCGGTAACACCATGAGGCCAATAACAGATAGGGCAAGGGTTTCAAGAGAAATGCTCGCTTACATCGATGACTCTACTGCAGCGCCTGTAGCAGGATTAGCTTTAGTCTCTACGTGGATCGGTTATGAGATAGGGCTTATTGGCAAGTCCTTCGATAGCCTTGGAATTACTCTTGGCTCATATGCTGCTTGGCTTTCAAGTGTTCCATACAGGTTCTACTCACTACTTGCGATACTCTTGGTGCTTATTGTCGCTTATACTCACAGGCACTATGGTCCAATGCTCCATGCCGAGTATAGGGCTAGAACAACGGGTAAAGTCCTCCGCGATGGAGCAAAACCATTGATGACAACTGAAGTAGATTTAGGAACTCCAAAAGAAGGAGGAGACGTCTGGAACTTTATCCTGCCCATCTTCAGCCTTGTCTTTGTAACACTCTATGGGATGTGGTACACCGGCGGTGGAGGGGCAACTTATGCAGAAAAGGGCTTGATGGGCGTGCTTTCAAACTCTGATGCGGCAACAGCCCTATTGTGGGGATCGTTTAGCATGGTGCTGGTAGGATTAGTGCTAGTTCTTGGAAGAAAACAGATGACAGTTGAAGAGGCCGAGACTGCAATTGTCCAAGGTATGAAACAGATGATGATGGCTAATGCAATTTTAGTCCTTGCATGGAGTATCAAGAGTGCCACAAGCGCTGTTGGAACGGCAGACTATGTGGTAAACTTGGCCACCAGCGCAAACATTCCAGCGGGTATAGTTCCGCTTATAGTGTTCTTGGTTGCAATGTTCATATCGTTTACAACGGGAACCTCATGGGGAACATTCGGTATTTTGATGCCAATTGCGATTCCACTAGCATACAAAATCACAGGGGGACAAATCGGCCCGGTGCTCTATGCCTCAATAGGCGCGGTCTTTGCAGGTGGTATTTTCGGTGACCACTGTTCACCAATAAGCGATACAACAATCATGAGTTCAATGTTCTCCGGAAGCGACCACATAGACCACGTAAATACACAAATCCCATATGCAGTGACAGCAGCGAGCGTGGGTGTTATTTTGTACCTGCTCTTTGCTATAGGAATCCGCAGCTGGGCAATTTTACTTCCAACAGGCATAGTACTTTTAATAGCTGCATGGTACGTTCTCAGTGAGTGGTACGGCAGGAAATACGGCATTCCGCACGGAAAAGTGCCGGTGTATGTTGTTGAGGAATGA
- the udg gene encoding type-4 uracil-DNA glycosylase has product MGKSEAMKGLEEKIKACKKCPLGELRTNAVPGSGSYDAKIMFVGEAPGYWEDQKGLPFVGRAGKVLDELLESVGLKREEVYITNVVKCRPPNNRDPTEEEIKACSPYLDKQIDIIRPKVIVPLGRYSMAYILNKFGFEAEPISKMHGKILEAGTLFGKVVIMPMYHPAVALYKPQLREELEKDFKKLKEVLESLS; this is encoded by the coding sequence ATGGGAAAAAGTGAAGCTATGAAGGGACTTGAAGAAAAGATAAAAGCTTGTAAAAAGTGTCCGTTGGGAGAATTAAGGACAAACGCTGTCCCCGGCTCGGGAAGTTATGATGCTAAAATAATGTTTGTCGGAGAAGCCCCGGGTTACTGGGAAGATCAAAAGGGCTTACCTTTTGTTGGAAGGGCCGGGAAAGTGCTGGATGAGCTTTTGGAAAGTGTTGGGCTTAAACGCGAAGAGGTGTACATCACCAACGTTGTAAAGTGCCGGCCTCCCAACAATAGAGATCCAACCGAGGAAGAAATCAAGGCTTGTTCTCCTTACTTAGATAAACAAATAGACATAATCCGGCCGAAGGTCATAGTCCCCCTGGGAAGATATTCAATGGCTTACATCCTTAATAAATTTGGCTTTGAAGCCGAGCCCATAAGTAAGATGCATGGGAAGATACTTGAAGCTGGAACCCTTTTCGGGAAGGTTGTCATTATGCCAATGTATCACCCGGCCGTTGCCCTCTATAAGCCCCAGCTTAGAGAAGAGCTTGAAAAAGACTTTAAAAAGCTGAAAGAGGTACTAGAAAGCTTGTCTTAA
- the tes gene encoding tetraether lipid synthase Tes, whose product MEEITEGIPSGEREFGELTKKVRDLIEYPEIGEEEFHELLTKATKGYGGALPHRTWSLCPETRKVVPAVVWEKDGKVWITKKCPEGLITDVYYEDVEMYKRFEEWRYDFKIKSYNVENTGVNCPFDCGLCPRHRSHTNLLNIVLTNRCNLSCWYCFFYAKEGQPIYEPTLEQIRMMLRNAKKEQPVGANAVQFTGGEPTLRDDLIEIIKIAKEEGYDHVQLNTDGIKLAFDPELVKKIREAGVNTIYLSYDGMTPKTNWKNHWEVPLIFENVRKAGGPGIVLVPTTIRNVNDHELGAIINFGLNHLDIVRGVNFQPISLVGRVPKKERERFRITIPGAIKRIEEQTNGTIAKEDWYPIPIAGHIARFFEAFAGRKYYMTSHFGCGAATYVFLDEDRVVPISRFLDVEGFVEFLESKAEEIEKWKTLRRLQKLKLGAEIFLKFRSFYDEKYAPKSFDVLRIIREAFTHGTYEALGQFHYKTLFLGMMHFMDEYNYDVERVERCVIHYAMPDGRIVPFCTFNVIPELYRDKVQAQFSYTWGEWKALHPDWEYQKDKYVRTKEFVEKMKESELYRKTYIDIKNYFG is encoded by the coding sequence ATGGAAGAGATAACAGAGGGAATACCAAGTGGGGAGAGAGAATTTGGTGAGCTTACTAAAAAGGTTCGCGATCTCATCGAATACCCCGAAATAGGTGAAGAGGAATTTCACGAGCTCCTTACAAAAGCCACCAAGGGTTACGGTGGAGCTCTCCCCCACAGAACTTGGTCCCTCTGCCCAGAAACTAGAAAAGTTGTCCCTGCCGTGGTCTGGGAAAAGGATGGAAAAGTGTGGATAACGAAAAAATGCCCAGAAGGCCTGATAACTGATGTTTATTATGAAGACGTTGAGATGTATAAGCGTTTTGAGGAGTGGAGGTATGACTTTAAGATAAAGAGCTACAACGTTGAGAACACCGGCGTAAACTGTCCCTTTGATTGTGGTCTCTGTCCAAGGCACCGCTCCCACACGAACCTGCTTAACATAGTTCTGACAAATAGGTGTAATTTGAGCTGCTGGTATTGCTTCTTCTATGCCAAGGAAGGCCAGCCAATTTACGAACCTACCCTCGAGCAGATACGCATGATGCTCCGCAACGCAAAGAAAGAGCAACCCGTTGGAGCTAATGCCGTCCAGTTCACTGGAGGGGAGCCAACACTGAGGGATGACCTCATAGAGATCATAAAGATTGCAAAGGAAGAAGGCTACGATCACGTTCAGCTTAACACTGATGGAATAAAGCTCGCCTTCGATCCGGAGCTTGTGAAGAAGATTAGAGAAGCCGGCGTCAATACCATATACCTAAGCTACGATGGAATGACCCCAAAAACAAACTGGAAGAATCACTGGGAGGTTCCGTTGATCTTCGAAAACGTGAGAAAAGCCGGCGGCCCTGGAATCGTTCTTGTGCCCACAACAATAAGGAACGTAAACGACCATGAGCTTGGAGCTATAATCAACTTCGGCCTCAATCACCTCGACATAGTCAGAGGAGTCAACTTCCAACCCATCTCCCTTGTGGGAAGAGTCCCAAAGAAAGAAAGAGAGCGCTTCAGGATTACCATTCCCGGGGCAATAAAGAGAATAGAGGAGCAGACCAATGGCACTATAGCAAAGGAGGACTGGTATCCAATACCGATTGCCGGCCATATTGCGAGGTTTTTTGAAGCGTTTGCAGGCAGAAAATACTATATGACATCCCACTTTGGCTGTGGAGCTGCAACGTATGTGTTCCTTGACGAAGACAGAGTGGTTCCAATTTCGAGATTCCTCGACGTTGAAGGCTTCGTGGAATTCCTTGAGAGCAAGGCTGAGGAGATTGAAAAATGGAAAACCTTGAGAAGACTTCAGAAGCTCAAGCTTGGGGCGGAGATATTCCTCAAGTTCAGGAGCTTCTACGACGAAAAATATGCTCCAAAGAGCTTTGACGTGTTGAGGATTATAAGAGAAGCGTTCACCCACGGAACTTACGAGGCACTTGGTCAGTTCCACTACAAGACGCTCTTCCTCGGAATGATGCACTTCATGGATGAGTACAACTACGATGTTGAAAGGGTGGAGCGCTGTGTAATTCACTACGCAATGCCCGACGGAAGGATTGTACCCTTCTGTACCTTCAACGTGATTCCAGAGCTCTATAGAGACAAGGTCCAAGCCCAGTTTAGCTACACCTGGGGAGAATGGAAAGCCCTCCACCCAGACTGGGAGTACCAGAAGGACAAATACGTGAGAACCAAGGAGTTCGTTGAAAAAATGAAGGAGAGTGAGCTCTATAGAAAGACTTACATTGACATAAAGAACTACTTCGGGTGA
- a CDS encoding DUF3213 domain-containing protein has protein sequence MRRVDLKFSKITPDEAREMQYKLSLDLAVYRVFINGYSKSGYVIFDETKLPKEKLLAMLKPFEPEVINEKELTPQELIESSLSWKNTIAA, from the coding sequence ATGAGGAGGGTAGATCTCAAATTCAGCAAAATAACCCCTGACGAAGCCAGAGAAATGCAGTACAAACTCTCACTCGATTTGGCAGTTTATAGGGTTTTTATCAACGGGTACTCAAAGAGCGGTTACGTGATATTTGACGAAACAAAATTGCCAAAAGAGAAGCTTTTGGCGATGCTTAAGCCCTTTGAACCGGAGGTTATCAACGAGAAAGAGCTAACTCCACAAGAGCTCATAGAAAGCAGTCTGAGCTGGAAAAACACAATAGCTGCTTGA